The candidate division WOR-3 bacterium genomic interval AAAGGGTGCGCTGGCGGATGGGGGTGACCCGATATTCTTTGGTAATGGCTCTTTCTTTTGCTTCCTCAATCTCCTCAAATATGACCGGGGAGAGGACCTGCTCAAATGGCACCTTGAACATCACGAACCGGGCGATTTTGTCCAGTCCGGCATCGCGGCGCTCTTCAGGGGCGGCGAGGAGGACGATGACGGTGTTGACATCTGCCCGGGCAAAGGTGCGTTTGGTCTCGTTGTCAATAATCATCTTGACATTGCTCTGTCTGAGGAGAAACTCCTGGAGGTCTTTGCCGTAGCCGACATCAAGCCAGGAGTTGGAGGTGATGAAGCAGAATGAGCCCTTTGGGTTCAGGAGGGACAGACCGTGGAAGTAGAAGTAGATGTAGAGGTCGCTTTTGGCATCGGGCTGCCGTCCCTTGAAGAAGTCGGGCCAGGCAGAAATGACCGAGAGGCGCAGTTTCTCCTTATGCATCTTTTTCAGTTCGCGCCAGTCGTCTTTGGAATACTCATCCTCGGGCAGCAGCGGCGGGGCAATCATCTCCTGACGGACATAGGGCGGGTTGCCGATGACGATGTCAAACCCTTCCTTTTCGCCCTCAAACACCTCCACAAAGGCGATGTCCCAGACAAACGGGATGTCCTTAACCGTCCTGATGGTATTGAGTGCCTGTTCAACCCGCTCAAGTTCTGCCTCCTTTTTTTCTTTTTCCGCCTGCCATTGGGCAATAAGGAGGTTTAACTCCTTTGGCTTGCCGGTATCGGCAAGGGTTAATTGGTCGTATAGTGACTCAATCTTACAGGTAAGGGTTTTGATTTCCTCGGAGAGGGCGTGGCGTTTGTGGAAAAGCGCATCCTGAAACAGTTGTTTTTCCTCCTCTTTGAGAAGTTCCTCGCTCAAGCCTTTTGTCTCCCCATAGAAATAGCGTAGTTTCTTGCCCTTCAACTGGGTGATTTTGCCTTTAAGATAAGGGGGCAGGTCCAGATGGGTGCGGTGGAGGTTGAAGTTGATGCCGCCTATCTCCTGGAGCAGGCTGTCACCTTGGCGCAATTTGAAGTTGAGATTGGGCAAAAGTGGGACCAGGGCTCTTTCAGCAGGTTTGAGTTCGGTCTCAACAACCAGTTGCAGCCAGAGGCGCAGTTCGGCAATATGGACCGCCCATTCCATTACATCAACGCCGTAGAGGCTTGAGCCGATGATTTTGCGCCGGCGCTGGTAAGGGGTTTCCTCTATACCCAACTGGTAATTGGCACGGGCAATCAGGTCGTCTAAGACAAGAAGCATTCCTACCAGAAATGAGCCGGAGCCGCAGGCAGGGTCGCACACGGTAACCGAGCGCAAAAGGTCGTTGAGTTTGTGCCAGAGGTTGAGGCGGGCGATTTCGTTGTCGGCTGACTCCTTGTCCGGCTGGTCATAGGCAAAGACTGCCCGATATAGGAGCGGTTTGTGGTTTTCGCCCAGATGATTGGCGAGCCAGTCAACAAGAGCCAGTCGGCACATCAGGTCTATCTCCACCCTCGGGGTGTAAAAGATACCGGCTTTGCCGCGCTGGTCCTCCTTGGTAATGCCCTCAGAGGTGATGTTCACCAGTTGCTCATAGACAATGCCAATCATCTCCGGGTCAACCGCAACCTCAACATCAAGGGGCGATGACTCGGTGATGGTGAAGTTGTGTCGCTCCAGGAAGCCGGGTTGAGTGCCTTGAAAGGAGTCAAAGAGAAGGGCAAAGAAACTGTCCGGGACAATTGGGTCGTATTTTTCGTCAAGTTTGTTGCGGGAGAAGAGACCGCCGTTGAGATAGGGCGCGGTTGCCAGGGCGGTGCGAATTTCTTCAGGCAGGTGTTTGCGGTCCTGTCTGCCCGCCTGGAAACTCTGATTGAAGGCTTCAAAGAAGAGGATGGAGAGCCAGTCAGAGAAGAAGGTGTCTTTGGGCTGGTTGGAGTTCTGGTAGGCTTGCCAGAAGGTGCGGATAAAGTTCGGGTTATTACCAAGCCACCGTTTCTTCTGGATGAAGTAAAGGAACATCAGCCGGTTCAGTAACTGGAGTGCGTAGTCGTGCGCCCAAACCTTGTCCTCCGTTTGTTCCATTAGGAGTTTTTGCAGGGTCTCAAACACATCTTGATAGCCGTCAAAGAACTCCTCGGTTACCGCCTCAACGCTGAAGGCATCCTCAATCCGCTGGAGTGTCGGGTCGGTTGCGTCATCCTCAAGGATGGGCAAAAGTCGGGACTGGGCGGTGTGACTGCCTTCATCTTTGCCAACCAGATAGGAGAAGCGCTTGGTGGGTGTGAGCTCGGGTTTAGCAGCAACCCTGCCGCTGGGTGTTGTGTCCAAGCGGTAGGCAAGTTTGACAAGGGAGAAACGCCAGGTGTCGGACTCGGGTGGGACAAATGCTACCAGCGCCGCATCGGCAGGGTAGCCACCAATCCGCTGGTTGAGGTAGTAACCGATGAGGTTGCGCTGCATTGCGCGGGCGTGATAAAGTGAGGTTTCTTTTTGAAGTTGGACAACGAGCACATCAAGGCGGCTGTTAAACGGCTCCTGATAGAAACCGATGCGTTCAAGCGTTTTGACATAGGGCTGAAATGAGGCGGGAAGTTGGCTGGGGGGGATGGTCAGGGTTGACTCCTCCAGCCGATTAAGGAGATTTTTGATGAATTCCCGGAAAAGGGCAGGGTTAAACGGGTTTTCAAAAGTCTCGCTTATAAGGCGGACCGCCTGGTCGTGGGTCATAGGGTTTTAGAGGAGATAAGACGGATGGGGGGAGAAAAAAGGGGCATACCGTTAGCCTTTTTGCCGGGCGCGTTCAGCCAGGCGTGCCTTCATCATCCTTTCGCGCAAACCACCCTCTTGCCCGAAACTTTCTTCAAGGCGCCGCAGTTGCTGGTCAAGGAGATAGTTTGCCTGATGGATAAGACAGACGATGGTATTAGCCGCAGTTTCCGGGTCGCCCTGCTCAATATAGGACGCATAGGTCCCATAGGACACATCAGACTTCTGGCACAGTTTTCTTATCTTTAGTGCCTGAGGGTGATTCTTGTTCCAAAGCGGAAGTGACCTGGTTCGCAAAAAGTCGCGGTAGTCGGCAAGCAACTCCTCAAGGCTGGCGCGGGCAATATTGGTTAGTTTGATTTCGGTGCGCTGGTAGGAAAGGAGTTTGTGATAACCACCGTGAGGGGGAATGAAGCGTTCAGGCATAATTCGCCTCTTTAAGCGGGGTGATGGTATTCAGACAAAATGACCTCGCGGGGACCAGCGGTCTGAGCGGTGGTCTGCCCATATCGTTCGCGCAGGTGTTCGGGCGGGATGTGATGTTTGAGGATTGTTAGGACCTTTTGCGGGTCACGCCCGGTTTTCAGTTCCTCTTGGAGCGCTCTTAGAAGCCGGGAGCAGGTCCGTTTTGGGATACCACCCTCCTCCAGTTCCTTCTTCACCTGCAATAAATAGGCTTCACTGTCTTCGGTATAACCCTGATAGTTTCTGATTTCCGGGACTTTAAGGATATGCAAAATTCGGGTTGCCGCATCGCGGGAGCCCGGTGGATTGCGTTCTATTGACTCTTCTGCAGTTGCTGCGGCAAAGGCGCTTTTATTACTTTCAAGGAGGTCATGGTAGTCTGGACCAGGGGGAATCCGGGGTTCGGTTTCGGTTGCCTCAAGTCTCTCCGCCGCAGTTAAAAAGTCCAGTTCCTGGGGCTCCTTGCCGGGCTCAACCTGAAAGAATTTGGTCAACTTGCCTTTGCGGAAGAAGGTTATAAGAGCCGGTGCTAAAGAGTTGCTCTGGCGACCGGTGCGTGCTTTTTTCGGCAGGCGCTTGATGCGCTCAAACAGGTCGGGCTGGGTGTTGCGGATTGACTTGATAAGTTGCAGATATTTGAGTTCACTTTTTGCCTGTGGGTCTTCACCGGTTAAGGTCTGTTTGGACAATAGGCGGTTGAACAGTTCATAGGAGGTAATCTCCTCGCCTTCGGTGAGTAAGCGGGAGTCGGCGCCGAGCATTGAGATGAAGCCGGCAATCTTTGCCTGTGCCGTCTCACGGAGTTTGATTTCGTCATTGGACTGTTCAGTGGGAAAGAAGTTGTAGGTGTAAATGGCGGCGTGTTTTGTGTCAACGCGGTTGACCCGACCGACACGCTGCATCAACCGGGTGGGGTTCCAGGGGATGTCATAACTGATGACCACATTCGCGCGGTGCAGGTTCACGCCTTCACCTAATACTTCGGTAGAGACAAGGATACGATACTCATCGCTGGGGTTGCGGGCACGGGCATCAAAATTGGCGGTAACCTTGGCTTTGAGTGCTGCGCCCGCAGAACCATAAAATTTAAGGACCTTGCCCGGATACTTCTCACCGAGTTTGTTGGAGAGATAATCGGCGGTCTCTTTGGATTCTGTAAAGATAATCAGTTTGGAGTTTTGCAGAACCGGGTCGGAATCAAGTAGTTCATTAAATGCCAGCCATTTCGGGTCGCGCTCAATTCCCGCCCAGGTTTGGGCGATATCCTCCAGGATTTGCAGGTCGGAGGCAAGGTCTTGGCGGAAGTTGGGACTGAATGAGTCGGCGGGGTATCTTTCAACCCTACCTTCTTCAATTAGACGCTCAATCCCTTCAATGTCGTCCTGTTCAAGAAGTTCAAACACCTTGCTGAAATGCTTCTTGCTGACATAGACATTTCCCTGGTCAAACGCCTGGATGAAGAGTCGGTATGACCTGATGAAGCGGTCGATGGTGAGCCGAAAAGCATAGAAACTGCTCTCAAGGCGTTTGACCAAGAGGATGCGCATAATGGTGCTTAAGTTTTTTTCTGACAGCCTTTCAATCTGGGTTACATCACCGGTATAATAGGATAGGGGCGTATAGCGGGCATATTTCAGGTCGCGAACCAGCCGGCGGAGGGTGTTGTTGAAAGCGGTATTTTCGGTTTCATTTAACTGATAGAAGACCGGTACCGGGTCTTTGACCTCGGGAAACCTGAGACCTCGTTGTTTTAAGTCTTCGGAAAAGTAGCGCTCAATTTCGGTGCGGGTGCGGCGCACAGTTAAATACCGGAGAACCTTCTCCCGGACCTCCTGGGCATTTTCTTTCACCACTTGGACATATCTGTCGTATTCAGTCTGTCGGTCAAGTCCACGCAAACGCTGCTCCAATCGGTTGAAGAACCCCTCCAGATTGGGCAGGTTGGGAATTGTGCTGCGCCGTGCCTTCTGGAAAAGTTTTAGCATTGCTAAGATGTCACGGGGACGGTTGTTGTAGGGGGTGGCGGTAACAAGAACAACCTTGCGTCCCCGACAGATAAGGGAGAGCTGCTCATAACTTAGGGTGTCCTCAGTGCGAAAGCGGTGCGCCTCGTCAATAAAAACATTCGGGTAAGTTTTCGGGTCCTCATTCACCGCTTCTTCAAGTTTGCCAATTGACACAAAACGCGGACCACGGACGCCAAAGCCACGGAAAACCTCGGGCCAGGAGCCAGGGTTGTTTTCATCCAAGAGTGCTGGTGGCGCGATAACCAGGGAGCGACCCGGGAGTTCTGAGGCGAGCATTGCGGCAATGTAGGTTTTGCCCAGTCCCACCACATCGGCAATAATTACACCACCATATTCCTCAAGGATGCGCTTGGCATTGAGCACCGCCTGTCTTTGATACTCAAGGTCAAGAAAACCCGGTGGTCGGTAGTCTTGAAATAACTCAGTGGGCTGGTCAAGTTCGTCACGAAAGTATTCGTAAAGCGTCTTGAGGTAAAGTTCATACGGAGTAATGGTGTCGCAGAGCCAGGTTTGCTTCTCAATTGTGTCAATGTAGGTCTGTTTAACATCTACCGACTTTTCCCAGAGTTCGTTGAACTTTCTCAAGGCAAATTCATAGTCGGCACGATTCTTTAGTTCCACATTGAATTCAAGGTTGTCAACCAGACCGGCTTGGGAGAAATTACTTGAGCCAGTGATAACCCTGCCAACATCCCGGTCGCCCTCGGAAAATGTCATAATATACAGTTTAGCGTGAATGTTGGCACTGGGATAGGCGCGGATTTCCAGTTTGCCTGAGCGGAGCCATTCAACGAACTTTCGAGCGCCAGTTTCAACGATTCGGTCATCAGCAGGTGCCTCAATTTCCAATTTCAGTGCCTTGGCAAACTCCTCTTTTGTCTCCTTGTGGGATAACTGAAGTCGTTGCGGGATGTTGTTTTTGGCTTCAGCAATCAGGTTCGCAGTTACTGGGTTAGTTCCGATTCCGATGAGGATGCGGATGCGTTCGGTAGCGGATAAAGATTCGGCAAGGGCATAAAATCCACTGGTGTAAAAATAACCTATCAGGACATCAAAGAGGCGGGTGTCCTTGATAAGCATTTTAAAGCGGTCAAGCAGGGTGCGGTTGGGTTCGTTGGTAATGAAAGTTAAGTCAGTGCTCGCCTGTCTTTGACCTAAGTACGGGTTGTCAGATAGGGGAGGCATTAAAAGTGCTCCTTCTTTATTACGGTCTTCATTTGACAATCTTTAACTTTTTAATGTTAGACATCTTGTTACTTTTGTCAAGCGAAGGTTGAATTAGAGGCATCGGTGATGGCGCAACATCCATTAGGGGATAGGTGTGTCTATTTGTTAGAACCTTAAATTCGTCAGTTTCTTTGTCACTTTTTGCCGATGTTGCGTATAATATAGTGAGGGCGAAAAATGGGGAAAGATATTAAATGGCGAGTAAATTTTAATGGGTTTGGTCGTATCGGCCGGAATGTAGGTCGGTTGCTCCAAATCCACACCCCAGATTTATTTTTAAGGCATCAATTTGGAAAGGAGGGCGTATGCCCATGCATTTGCCCCGGGATGCCGACCGAGATAGGGTTATGGCAATATACAACCCGGATGTTACAAGGAGGCTCATGGAGAAAGTTGTTCGGGGGTTTAAATTATGCGAGGCAGATGCTTTTGAGATAGTATCTATTGCACAGTCAAAGGCTTACCGCAAGTGGGAACGGTATAACCCCAAGAGGCTTGACATATTCGCCTGGCTATGGGTCATAACCAATAGGGTGGCAATAGACTGGTTGCGCAAGCACAAGGGTATCACTATCTGTAGCATCGACACTATTGAGGATTTAACCACATCGCTTCATCCAACAAGCGAGGATCCAGCAGAGATTTACCGGCAGAAGGTAAGAAAAGAGCGATTATGGAGATTGCTCAACCAGTTGCCCATGATGGAGCGCTATGTTCTTATTCTCCATTATATGGATGGCTATTCCTATAAGAAGGTTGCCCAAAGATTCCATATCACACAGAGACAGGTGCGATATTTACAAGCCAAGGGTCTGGCAAGAATCAGACAGAGGTATGGCTTAAAGGAGGTAAGGAGAAATAAAGTGGAGACAAAGAGGGTAAAGCTCTCGAGAGCGGCTTAGGTAACCGTATAGAAAATAGAAAAAGGAGGTAAATTGAGAAAGAGTTACCGCCGCTTGCGCTTGGGAATCTCCGACGCCGAACTGGATGTGATGGATAGATTCATCCGGATGGTTAAGAGTTATCGGCGGGCGGGGACAAATTCCCAATGTTGCATTGTTAAAAAGTGCAAGACCGTAAGGCGCCCAAGTGTTGAGCAGTTCTTGAAGCGTTATCCTGATTTCGCTAAGACGCTCACACCGGTGCTGGAGGGTGCACTGATACTGGACGCCGAATTTAGGCGATTTCAGAGGAAATACCCGGATGTTGACTTGGAGAAACTGTTCAACGTCCCGAAGTAGCGGCAACAGTCGCTTAAAGAAGCCCCTGTTTATAGGGGCTTTTGTTTTTGGCAGATTCCTGATTTTGTGCGTATATATGTATGGAAGCAAAGAAAGTAATGCTCTTTGACAATCAGGAGCTCCGCAGCAGACCTGACAGCGGGTCTGCTGCAGCGACAGCCGCCCCTTGCGGCAGGGGCGGCTACCGCCGCAGGAAGGAGGGATAAAAGATGATTGATCTGATAAGGCGCATCACCAAGTGGACCAACAAGACCGACCCGCAGAAGATAGCGGCAACCCTTACCGGATTGCGGGAGATGATGATTGCCAATGTGCAGGCGACATTTCCTGAGATTGTGGCGATGGAGACCCAGGTGAAGCAGGTGCTTGATGGCGAGGGTGTGTCGGTGATTGACTATCCGTTCTACCTCTCGTTTGCCCGGGAGTTGTGGGCAAAGCAGCGGGCAGGGTTGTCTGGCGACTCACTGGCGATTGAGGCTCAGACCTTAATCCAGAAGTGGGTTGCAAGGGGTCTTGCCCAGCCGGTTCTTGAGGTGATTCGCACCCAGGTGTTCAACATCTCACCGATTGGTCCATAACCGCGCTTAACAGGAAAAAGGGCGGGCGGGCTGTCACGCCCGTCCTTTTTATTTGACAGGGAGGCGGGTAAAAGGGTAAACTTTGTAATTATGAAGTCTGATAGACCAAAAATCTGTGTTGTTGGTTCGTTTATGACCGATATGGTTTTCAGGGTAAAGAGGCTGCCCAGACCGGGTGAGTCAATGCCAGGTGAGGAGTTCGGGCTTTTTTTGGGTGGTAAGGGTTTTAATCAGGCGGTTGCCTGCCATCGTCTCGGGGCTGAGGTTGTAATGGTGGGTAGATTGGGGCAGGACTATTTTGGCGATTTGTTTTTAGAAAAGATGGCAAAAGAGGGGATGAGAGCCGATTTTGTCAGGCGCGACCCGAAACAGGGGACCGGTGTTGCCTGTCCGATTGTTGATGAGAAGGGGCAGAATGCGATTATCGGGGTTTCGCGGGCAAACCTGCATTTAAGCCTTGAGCAGGTTGAGGAGGCAAGGAAAGAGATTGAGGCGGCGGATGTTTTGATGCTGCAGTTTGAGATTCCGAAAGAGGTATCCTTTCGGGCAGCGGCGATTGCCAAGGATGCCGGGGCAGTTGTTTTGCTTGACCCGGCACCGTTTCATAATGTCCAGATGCCGATTGCTGAGGAGATTGACTATATCGTTCCCAATGAGATTGAGGCCGAGGGGCTTGCCCAGGGTAAATCGGTTGACCTTTGGGCTGAGGGAGAAATTAGAAAGGGGAGGAAAGGGATAATCATCTCGGTGGGTGCCGAGGGTGCGATTGTTTATGACCAGAGGGGCAGGCGCAATTTTCCACCATATCAGGTGAAGGTTGTTGATTCTACTGGTGCGGGTGATGCGTTTCGCGCGGGGCTGGCGGTAAGTTTTGCCGAGGGCAAGACGGTTGATGAGGCGATTCGGTTTGCCAATGGCTGCGGTGCGCTTGCCTGCTCGGTTTTGGGTGCTGAGCCGTCAATGCCAAGAAGGGAGCAGGTTGAGGAGTTTATCAGGCAAAGGGAGGGTTGATGATATTGATTGACAGCGCTGATATTGAAGAGGTGAGGCAGGCGGTTGAGTTGGGCTTTGTGCGGGGCTGCACAACCAATCCGGCGTTAATGGCAAAGGTTGGAGATGAGCCGGCAAAGGTGATTGAGGAAATATGCCAGGTTGTGCCTGGTCCGGTTTTTTATCAGTTGACAAAAGGTTCGGTTGAGGAAAGGGAGGTTGAGGCAAAGGAGTTTTATGAGATTGCCCCGGATAAGGTGGTGCTGAAGGTGCCGATGACCACTGAAAATATGGGGCTGGTGACAAGGCTGGTGCCAGAGATTCCCTGTGCGGCAACCGCGGTTTTCAGTGCCCATCAGACCGTTTTGGCGATTGAGGCGGGCTGTACCTATGTGATTCCCTATGTGAACCGGGCAACAAGGTTATTGGGTGATGGGTTGAAGTTGGTGCGGGAGATGCTTGAGGTGATCAGGGCTGCGGGCAGACCGGTGGAGATTGTGGCGGCAAGTATCAAAACTCCAGAGGAGGCTGCTGGTGCCTTCCTTGCTGGTGCCCATCATCTGACTTTACCTCTGGATGTGATTCTTAATCTTGGTGAGCATCGGTTTTCCCGAGATGCGATTGCCGAGTTTGATAGGGTGATAAAGGAGCGGAATGGTTTTGAGTCCAGTGGTTGATAAAATAAGGTGGATAACCAGCGATAAGACATTGACACTTGTAAGGGGAGATTATATTATAGATTATGCGCGGGAAATACCCCTTTAATAAAGTAGCCTTTATCGGCACATATATACCGCGGCGGTGCGGCATCGCCACCTTTACTGCGGATTTGTGCGAAGCGGTTGTTCAGGAGGCGCCAGAGCTTGACTGCTTAGTGGTGGCATTGAACGACACGCCTGAGGGTTATCAATATCCGGAAAGGGTGCGGTTTGAGGTGGCCCAGAACAATAAGGACTATTATCGCCAGATGGCGGAGTTTCTGAATATGACGAGAGTGGATTTGACCTGTCTGCAGCATGAGTACGGGATTTTTGGTGGACCAGCAGGCAGCCATATTCTCATTGCCCTGCGCCGATTGCGGATGCCGGTGGTTACCACCCTGCACACCGTGCTTGCCGAGCCGGATGAAAACCAGCATCAGGTGTTGGAGGAGATCTGTCGGATTTCTGAACGGGTGGTGGTGATGAGTGAGCGGGCGGCAAGGTTTCTCAAGGAGATTTATCAGGTGCCGGAAACCAAGATCGACCTGATTCATCATGGGATTCCAGATATGCCCTTTGTTGACCCGAATTATTACAAGGACCTTTTCGGGGTTGAGGGTAGGCGGGTGATTCTTACATTTGGACTGCTTTCACCCAACAAGGGGATTGAGTATATGATTGATGCCCTGCCCGCAATTGTCAAGCGTTTTCCTGATGTGGTTTACATTGTTCTGGGTATTACCCATCCTAATGTCAAGCGGGAGCAGGGCGAGGAGTATCGACTTGGCTTGCAGCGCCGGGCAAGGGAGCTTAATGTTGCCGCCAATGTTGTCTTTCACAACCGGTATGTCAGCCTGGATGAGCTGTGTCGTTTTTTGGGTGCGGCGGATATCTATGTCACCCCCTATCTCAATCCGCACCAGATTGTCTCGGGAACCCTTGCCTATTCAATGGGTGTTGGCAAGGCGGTGGTTTCCACCCCTTACTGGTATGCTGAGGAAATGCTTGCTGATGGCAGGGGTAAACTGGTGCCTTTCCGGGATGGGCAGGCGCTGGCCGAGACGATAATTCAATTGTTTGAGCAAGAGAGCGAACGGCATGCGATGCGTAAGCGCGCCTATGCCTTTGGCAGAAGGATGATTTGGAAGGAGGTGGCGCGCGCATATCTTGACACTTTTGTGCGGGCGGCTGAGGAGCGGATGCGCGGACCGGTGGTTTTGTATTCACCGCTACAGACCGCCGACCCTCTGGATATTGAACTGCCTGAACTGAACCTCAGCCATCTTTTAACGATGACCGATGATACCGGGATTCTCCAGCATTGCCGAAGGACTGTGCCCAACCTGAGTGAAGGCTATACCACCGATGATAATGCCCGGGCACTTTTGGTGGCGCTCCGTGCTCAGGAAATACAGGAGGAGAAAGGCCTTTTAAACCGGCTGGTCAGGCGCTACCTGGCGTTTATTGATTTTGCCTTCAACCGTCAGAACGGTCGTTTCCGCAATATCCTTTCCTATGACCGACGCTGGGTTGAGGAGTATGGTTCTGAAGACAGTCATGCGCGGGCGCTCTGGGCTTTAGGTTATGCGGTCGCCTCAGCCGCAGAGGAGGGGGTGGTTGCACTCTCAGTCAATCTTTTTTCAGCTGGTTTGCCCGCAGTGGAACTTTTCACCAGCCCTCGCGCCTGGGCATATACCTTACTAGGTCTCTGTGCATATAGCCGGCGGTTTCCCGGTGACAGTAATGCCCGGCGCTTTCGGGAACTGCTCGCGGAAAGGCTTTATCAGTTATACAAAGGTAATAGAACCGAAGACTGGCGCTGGTTTGAGCCGATGCTTGCCTATGCCAATGCGCGACTGAGCGAGGCTTTAATTGTGGCGGGAAAGGAGTTAAAGAGCAAGGATTTGCTTGATGCTGGTCTTGAGTCCTTGGACTGGCTTATTAAGGTCCAGACCGCGGAGCAGCGCCATTTTATCCCGATTGCCAATTCTGGCTGGCATCGTGGGACTGCCCGCGCCCGTTTTGACCAGCAGCCGATAGAGGCGCACTGTGCAGTTGAGGCTTGTTATCAGGCATACTTGGTTACGCATGAACCAAGGTGGCGGGAGGAGATGCGCCGGGCGTTTGAATGGTTCTTGGGCAGAAATGACCTCGGTCTACCCTTGTATGACTATGCGACTGGAGGTTGCCATGACGGATTACATCCTGATGGGGTTAATGGGAACGAGGGGGCAGAGGCAACCTTGTCTTTTATTGCCTCCCTGTTGACAATGTACGCTGCCCAGTCACCTACAGAGAATCGATGAGCGGCGACCGGCAGGTTCTACTTCAACGATACGAGAAAAACCCCGTTCTTACCGCTGCTGACTGGCCATATCCGGTAAACACGGTATTTAATCCTGGGGCGATGCTCCTCCCCGATGGCACAACCTTGCTTCTGTGTCGGGTTGAGGACCGCAGTGGGATATCCCATCTCTGTGCTGCCCGTTCTGATAATGGGGTTGACAACTGGCACATTGACCCTGTTCCTACCTTTCTCCCGGACCCGCTAAATCATCCTGAAGAGATTTGGGGAATAGAGGATCCACGGATCACTTATATTGAGGAACTTAAGAAATATGCTGTAACTTATACCGCCTATTCACGGGCGGGTCCAGCGGTGGCGCTCGCGCTCACCGAGGACTTTAGAAATTTTGAACGGTTAGGGGTGGTGATGCCACCGGCAGATAAGGATGCGGCACTTTTACCCCGGCGGTTTAACGGCTACTGGCTGATGATCCATCGCCCAACTACCTCTTTGGGTGCCCATATTTATATCTCCCAATCACCGGATTTAATTCACTGGGGTAGACATCATTTAGTACTCCCAGCCCGTCGCGGTGCTTGGTGGGATGCAAGTCGGGTGGGTCTGGCAGCACCACCAATTGAGACGGAAAATGGGTGGTTGATGTTTTACCACGGGGTGAAGGAAACCCCCAGCGGTTCAATCTATCGGGTGGGGTTGGCGCTATTAGACCGCGAACGGCCGTGGCGTTGTGTGCAGCGAGGAACAGAGTGGATTTTCGGACCGGTGATGCCCTATGAGAGGGTAGGGGATGTCAATAGCGTAGTTTTCCCCTGCGGCAGTGTCTTGGAGCCGGATGGCGAGACGATTCGTGTGTATTACGGTGCGGCAGACACCTCAATCTGTCTTGCCCGCGGCCGATTGAGCGAACTCCTTAAATGGCTGGAAGACCATTCCGTTTC includes:
- a CDS encoding ribokinase; translated protein: MKSDRPKICVVGSFMTDMVFRVKRLPRPGESMPGEEFGLFLGGKGFNQAVACHRLGAEVVMVGRLGQDYFGDLFLEKMAKEGMRADFVRRDPKQGTGVACPIVDEKGQNAIIGVSRANLHLSLEQVEEARKEIEAADVLMLQFEIPKEVSFRAAAIAKDAGAVVLLDPAPFHNVQMPIAEEIDYIVPNEIEAEGLAQGKSVDLWAEGEIRKGRKGIIISVGAEGAIVYDQRGRRNFPPYQVKVVDSTGAGDAFRAGLAVSFAEGKTVDEAIRFANGCGALACSVLGAEPSMPRREQVEEFIRQREG
- a CDS encoding transaldolase family protein; its protein translation is MILIDSADIEEVRQAVELGFVRGCTTNPALMAKVGDEPAKVIEEICQVVPGPVFYQLTKGSVEEREVEAKEFYEIAPDKVVLKVPMTTENMGLVTRLVPEIPCAATAVFSAHQTVLAIEAGCTYVIPYVNRATRLLGDGLKLVREMLEVIRAAGRPVEIVAASIKTPEEAAGAFLAGAHHLTLPLDVILNLGEHRFSRDAIAEFDRVIKERNGFESSG
- a CDS encoding glycosyltransferase family 4 protein, with translation MRGKYPFNKVAFIGTYIPRRCGIATFTADLCEAVVQEAPELDCLVVALNDTPEGYQYPERVRFEVAQNNKDYYRQMAEFLNMTRVDLTCLQHEYGIFGGPAGSHILIALRRLRMPVVTTLHTVLAEPDENQHQVLEEICRISERVVVMSERAARFLKEIYQVPETKIDLIHHGIPDMPFVDPNYYKDLFGVEGRRVILTFGLLSPNKGIEYMIDALPAIVKRFPDVVYIVLGITHPNVKREQGEEYRLGLQRRARELNVAANVVFHNRYVSLDELCRFLGAADIYVTPYLNPHQIVSGTLAYSMGVGKAVVSTPYWYAEEMLADGRGKLVPFRDGQALAETIIQLFEQESERHAMRKRAYAFGRRMIWKEVARAYLDTFVRAAEERMRGPVVLYSPLQTADPLDIELPELNLSHLLTMTDDTGILQHCRRTVPNLSEGYTTDDNARALLVALRAQEIQEEKGLLNRLVRRYLAFIDFAFNRQNGRFRNILSYDRRWVEEYGSEDSHARALWALGYAVASAAEEGVVALSVNLFSAGLPAVELFTSPRAWAYTLLGLCAYSRRFPGDSNARRFRELLAERLYQLYKGNRTEDWRWFEPMLAYANARLSEALIVAGKELKSKDLLDAGLESLDWLIKVQTAEQRHFIPIANSGWHRGTARARFDQQPIEAHCAVEACYQAYLVTHEPRWREEMRRAFEWFLGRNDLGLPLYDYATGGCHDGLHPDGVNGNEGAEATLSFIASLLTMYAAQSPTENR
- a CDS encoding glycosidase, encoding MSGDRQVLLQRYEKNPVLTAADWPYPVNTVFNPGAMLLPDGTTLLLCRVEDRSGISHLCAARSDNGVDNWHIDPVPTFLPDPLNHPEEIWGIEDPRITYIEELKKYAVTYTAYSRAGPAVALALTEDFRNFERLGVVMPPADKDAALLPRRFNGYWLMIHRPTTSLGAHIYISQSPDLIHWGRHHLVLPARRGAWWDASRVGLAAPPIETENGWLMFYHGVKETPSGSIYRVGLALLDRERPWRCVQRGTEWIFGPVMPYERVGDVNSVVFPCGSVLEPDGETIRVYYGAADTSICLARGRLSELLKWLEDHSVSTCEATSEPMIT